The following proteins are co-located in the Flectobacillus major DSM 103 genome:
- a CDS encoding phosphoribosylaminoimidazolesuccinocarboxamide synthase: protein MNVIKSTNFNFPHQTGFYKGKVRDVYSFEDILVMVASDRISAFDVVLPEAIPYKGQVLNQIAAHFLGATKDIVPNWLVAVPDPNVSAGLKCEAFPVEMVVRGYLAGHAARTYKSGLRTLCGVTLPEGLKENDKLPQPIITPTTKAHEGHDEDISREDILAKGLVSEEDYVQLEKYTLALFEKGTQMAAQQGLILVDTKYEFGKIDGKIVLIDEIHTPDSSRYFYLDGYQERQDNNEAQKQLSKEFVREWLIANGFQGKEGQTVPAMSPEWVNQISARYIELFEKVTGKAFEKSESTNILERVEQNILTFLNAKA from the coding sequence ATGAACGTAATAAAAAGTACCAATTTTAATTTTCCCCATCAAACGGGTTTCTATAAGGGTAAAGTACGTGATGTGTATTCTTTCGAGGATATACTGGTAATGGTTGCTTCCGACCGTATCTCGGCTTTCGACGTAGTATTGCCCGAGGCTATTCCTTATAAAGGACAAGTACTTAATCAAATTGCAGCACATTTCTTGGGTGCTACCAAAGATATTGTACCCAACTGGTTGGTGGCCGTACCCGACCCCAATGTAAGTGCTGGCTTGAAATGCGAGGCTTTCCCTGTAGAAATGGTAGTAAGAGGCTATTTGGCTGGCCATGCGGCTCGTACGTACAAATCGGGCTTACGCACACTTTGTGGAGTAACTTTGCCAGAGGGATTAAAAGAAAATGATAAATTGCCTCAGCCAATTATTACACCAACCACCAAAGCTCATGAGGGTCACGACGAGGATATTTCTCGTGAAGATATTCTAGCAAAAGGCTTGGTTTCGGAAGAGGATTATGTTCAGCTTGAAAAATATACGCTAGCTCTTTTTGAAAAAGGTACTCAGATGGCAGCCCAACAAGGCTTGATCTTGGTAGATACCAAATACGAATTCGGTAAAATAGATGGCAAAATTGTTTTGATAGACGAAATTCATACGCCAGATTCATCTCGCTATTTTTACCTAGATGGTTATCAAGAACGTCAAGATAACAACGAAGCTCAAAAACAGCTTTCTAAAGAATTTGTAAGAGAATGGCTTATAGCCAATGGTTTCCAAGGAAAAGAAGGACAAACTGTACCTGCGATGTCGCCAGAATGGGTCAATCAGATTTCGGCAAGATATATCGAATTGTTTGAAAAAGTAACGGGTAAAGCATTTGAAAAATCGGAATCAACCAATATTCTGGAAAGAGTAGAACAAAATATTCTAACATTTTTGAACGCCAAAGCATAG
- a CDS encoding LacI family DNA-binding transcriptional regulator encodes MAQNQTTMKELAKRLGTSVSTVSRALQNHPRIGIRMKEQVLKLAQELNYVPNSTAINLKKQQTFHVGVVLPFLTEQFFSLAITGIEDILFEKGFRVILQQSRNSFERENLAIKSLVKHGVDGIIVSVTSETYRTEHFLDVNKHGIPIVFFDRVIRNLPNSCVYSDIMVGAFEAVEFLLSKGLSKIALLNGPNTLYATDERFQGYVEALRKHQIPILPQYIKGGDLTKEDTVLKMQELLNLPEPPQAVLAFHDYVAMDAMQVCRQNGLTINQDIYFVSFSNLTFCNYLEQPPIASIEQFPYEMGAKAAQLLMAAMKAPQTYIREEVIIKSKLIVRGGG; translated from the coding sequence ATGGCACAGAATCAAACTACCATGAAAGAATTAGCCAAACGCCTAGGAACGTCTGTTTCTACGGTTTCGAGGGCTTTGCAGAATCACCCGCGTATTGGTATTAGGATGAAAGAACAGGTACTAAAACTGGCTCAGGAGTTGAATTATGTGCCCAATTCAACGGCTATTAACCTGAAAAAACAACAGACGTTTCATGTTGGGGTAGTTTTACCATTTTTGACAGAACAGTTTTTTTCACTGGCAATTACAGGAATAGAAGACATCCTCTTTGAAAAAGGCTTTAGAGTAATACTTCAGCAGTCAAGAAATAGTTTTGAAAGGGAAAATTTGGCGATTAAATCGTTGGTCAAGCATGGGGTTGATGGTATCATTGTATCGGTTACGTCTGAAACGTATCGTACCGAACATTTCTTGGATGTCAACAAACACGGTATACCTATTGTTTTTTTTGATAGGGTTATTCGTAATTTGCCCAATAGTTGTGTGTATTCCGATATTATGGTTGGAGCTTTTGAAGCGGTAGAGTTTTTGTTATCAAAGGGGCTTAGTAAAATAGCGTTGCTCAATGGCCCCAATACTTTATATGCTACCGACGAGCGTTTTCAGGGATATGTGGAGGCTTTGAGGAAGCACCAAATTCCTATTTTGCCACAGTATATCAAAGGGGGCGACCTAACCAAGGAAGATACTGTCTTGAAAATGCAAGAATTGTTGAATCTGCCCGAGCCTCCGCAGGCGGTATTGGCCTTTCACGATTATGTTGCTATGGATGCTATGCAGGTATGCCGACAAAATGGCCTGACGATTAACCAAGATATTTATTTTGTGAGTTTTTCTAATCTTACTTTTTGTAATTATTTAGAGCAACCTCCTATTGCTAGTATTGAACAGTTTCCGTATGAAATGGGAGCAAAGGCTGCCCAATTATTGATGGCGGCTATGAAAGCTCCCCAAACTTATATCCGTGAGGAGGTAATTATCAAATCAAAGCTTATTGTGAGAGGGGGAGGTTAG
- a CDS encoding ribonuclease Z, producing the protein MSFQLTILGTGSANPVLSRNPTAHHLMIEHDGYLIDCGEGTQIQLLKYKIKATRIKYIFITHLHGDHFFGLIGLLSTLNMHHRLEDLYIYGPAGLADIITIQLKYSDTRLNFKIHFEETRSNESYMLLENEHVKVTTIPLIHRVPCCGFLIEEKTKPRKIVKELLPADVTIEQIKQLKEGIDVLDDNGKVLYATKHYTTAAPQADSYAFCSDTLYHESIIDIVKGVKLLYHEATFLHELEERAAETFHTTAHQAGLIAQKAGVGKLLIGHFSSRYRDITPFWTEVQAIFPNAEVAEDGRVIDFRDF; encoded by the coding sequence TTGAGTTTTCAACTTACCATTTTAGGCACGGGTTCTGCTAATCCTGTTTTGTCTCGGAATCCAACAGCTCATCATTTAATGATTGAGCACGACGGCTATTTGATAGATTGTGGCGAGGGTACACAAATACAGTTGCTTAAATACAAAATTAAGGCTACTCGCATCAAGTATATTTTTATTACACATTTGCATGGCGACCATTTTTTTGGCTTAATTGGCTTGCTTTCAACCCTCAATATGCACCATCGCCTAGAGGACTTATATATTTATGGCCCCGCAGGCTTGGCCGATATTATTACGATACAACTCAAGTATTCTGACACAAGGCTCAACTTTAAAATACATTTTGAAGAAACGCGTTCAAACGAATCCTATATGCTTCTCGAAAATGAACACGTCAAGGTAACAACCATTCCGTTGATTCATCGTGTGCCTTGTTGTGGTTTTTTGATAGAAGAAAAAACTAAACCTCGCAAAATTGTTAAGGAGCTACTACCCGCCGATGTTACTATCGAACAAATCAAACAACTGAAAGAGGGTATAGATGTTTTGGACGACAATGGTAAGGTACTGTATGCTACCAAGCATTATACTACTGCCGCTCCTCAGGCCGATAGCTACGCTTTTTGTTCAGATACACTGTATCATGAAAGTATCATAGATATTGTAAAAGGAGTAAAGCTTTTGTATCATGAGGCTACTTTTTTGCACGAACTAGAAGAACGTGCTGCCGAAACTTTCCATACAACGGCTCATCAGGCTGGACTGATAGCTCAGAAGGCAGGAGTTGGTAAATTATTAATAGGGCATTTTTCGTCGAGATACCGTGATATTACACCATTTTGGACTGAAGTTCAGGCCATTTTCCCCAATGCCGAAGTGGCTGAGGATGGACGTGTAATCGATTTTCGAGATTTTTAA
- a CDS encoding gliding motility-associated C-terminal domain-containing protein, with amino-acid sequence MQKNLLLILLAFWTYPAIATHIVGGEIDLQRVNNQGTYTHRVSLNLYFDDINGNLPAIDNTITLGFFRKKDNQVMGYVTMPITNNNLIGYTNPQCGGISTLRTRLIQYSTLIVLQASVFNDPDGYYIVWDRCCRNNIISNIVNPAQASSLFYLEFPPLTIDNSSPKFKELKGDYICINRPFTFDFSATDADSDSLVYSLVTPLSGFSTTQVPKPDLPTGSSNYPVINWASGYSNTNAIPGSRPLSVNRRTGLLTVTAGQLGLFVFCVLTEEYRNGKKIGAVRRDFQLKVVDCASNDAPQSFVKVAGESAFYKPSQTIYLKKENKDKCFNLYFTDPNPSTELTIKAIATNFTDANLIKIPNTYFVQTSKDTLKTQVCLDACSESIDGKPLVFQLITADNGCPQQLIDTLTVKVIVEPQTNNKPSISTDLGKNRAEATINTTLKFNVLGNDIDNDQIKIEAIGRGFSLAQAGMSFAGASGIGSASSPFVWSPLCSSIRKDDYIVDFMVTDTRCNRSQQDTIAVAFKPLPIDSKAPSISTTLPKNQLEIILDGEKTHLLNFDVLSKDPENDPIKVYAQPINFSLSAVGANWANKDGIGSINAPFSWQLSCDLLQDSDAKTFTINFVTEDNSCSPIRFDTVQVEVVLKNKIMDYEFKPANVFTPNNDGKNDYFAIDDLPENSCFEKFEYIQIFNRWGQSVYQSFDRLFQWYGENLPASDYYYVLKFTKKEFKGWITLLR; translated from the coding sequence ATGCAAAAAAATCTACTGCTAATTCTACTGGCTTTTTGGACTTACCCTGCAATAGCTACGCATATTGTTGGTGGAGAAATTGACCTACAGAGGGTCAATAATCAAGGAACTTATACACATAGGGTATCCTTAAACCTTTATTTTGATGATATTAACGGTAATTTACCCGCTATTGATAATACCATTACATTAGGCTTTTTCCGCAAAAAAGACAATCAGGTTATGGGCTATGTAACCATGCCTATAACCAACAATAATCTTATTGGTTATACTAATCCTCAATGTGGAGGTATATCTACGCTCAGAACACGACTTATTCAATACAGCACTCTTATTGTACTACAGGCCAGCGTATTTAACGACCCCGACGGGTACTACATTGTTTGGGATAGGTGTTGCCGCAACAATATTATTTCCAATATTGTCAATCCTGCTCAGGCATCATCGTTGTTTTATCTCGAATTTCCTCCGCTTACGATAGACAACTCTTCGCCCAAATTCAAAGAGCTTAAAGGTGACTATATCTGTATTAATCGCCCTTTTACTTTCGACTTTAGTGCTACCGATGCCGATAGCGACAGCCTTGTGTATAGCCTTGTAACTCCTTTGAGTGGTTTTAGCACCACACAAGTTCCCAAACCAGATTTGCCAACAGGAAGTAGTAATTATCCTGTTATTAATTGGGCTTCGGGCTATAGCAATACCAATGCCATACCTGGAAGTCGCCCGCTGAGTGTTAATCGCAGAACTGGGCTTTTAACTGTTACTGCTGGGCAGTTAGGGCTATTTGTGTTTTGTGTGCTTACCGAAGAGTATCGAAATGGGAAAAAAATAGGAGCTGTTCGCCGAGATTTTCAGTTGAAGGTAGTAGACTGTGCTTCAAACGATGCTCCTCAAAGCTTTGTCAAAGTAGCAGGAGAAAGTGCCTTCTATAAACCTTCACAAACGATTTATCTAAAAAAAGAGAATAAGGATAAATGTTTTAACCTATATTTTACCGACCCTAATCCTTCTACAGAACTTACTATCAAGGCGATTGCTACCAACTTTACAGATGCTAATTTGATAAAAATACCTAATACCTATTTTGTACAAACAAGCAAGGATACCCTCAAAACACAGGTTTGCTTAGATGCGTGTTCGGAAAGTATTGATGGCAAGCCTTTGGTATTTCAATTAATTACGGCCGACAATGGCTGTCCTCAGCAGCTTATCGATACCCTAACCGTAAAAGTGATTGTTGAGCCTCAAACCAACAACAAGCCTAGTATTAGTACAGATTTAGGTAAAAACCGTGCAGAGGCTACGATCAATACTACGCTGAAATTTAATGTATTAGGAAATGATATTGATAACGACCAAATCAAGATTGAAGCCATAGGACGAGGGTTTAGTTTGGCACAGGCAGGTATGAGCTTTGCAGGAGCTAGTGGTATAGGTTCGGCTAGCTCTCCATTTGTTTGGAGTCCTTTATGTAGTAGTATTCGTAAAGACGATTATATTGTTGATTTTATGGTAACAGATACCCGATGCAACCGAAGCCAACAAGATACGATTGCTGTGGCATTCAAGCCACTGCCTATCGATAGCAAAGCTCCTAGTATTAGTACGACTTTGCCTAAAAATCAGTTAGAAATTATTTTGGATGGCGAAAAAACGCATTTACTCAACTTTGATGTTTTGTCGAAAGACCCCGAAAATGACCCTATTAAGGTATATGCTCAGCCAATTAATTTTAGCCTAAGTGCTGTTGGGGCTAATTGGGCCAATAAAGATGGTATCGGTAGTATCAATGCTCCATTTAGCTGGCAATTAAGCTGCGATTTATTACAAGATAGTGATGCAAAAACTTTTACCATCAACTTTGTTACAGAAGATAATTCGTGTAGCCCTATACGATTTGATACTGTACAAGTAGAAGTTGTATTAAAGAACAAAATAATGGACTATGAATTTAAGCCTGCCAATGTTTTTACACCTAACAACGACGGGAAAAATGACTATTTTGCTATCGATGATTTGCCCGAAAACAGTTGTTTTGAAAAATTTGAATATATCCAAATTTTCAATCGCTGGGGGCAGTCGGTATACCAATCTTTCGATAGGTTGTTTCAGTGGTATGGCGAGAACCTCCCTGCCAGCGACTACTATTATGTATTAAAGTTTACCAAGAAAGAATTTAAAGGGTGGATTACTTTACTCAGGTAA
- a CDS encoding mevalonate kinase family protein, which produces MNYKSIKVSTPGRICLFGEHQDYLGLPVIAAAISKRIEIAGSTQHSSNVQIHLPDINTEESFELQSIRSYQKDRDYFRSVFNILERKKGITFPEGFDITVQGNIPINSGTSSSSALVVAWTHFLLKMAGQPIDPIEVGELAYLAEVEEFGEPGGRMDQYATAIGHIMYLESSPKIQVKAYNPAFGSFVLGDSLEPKDTLKVLKHVKFGMLEALQKIKNYNPNFDLSTAPIESAHDYRSILNTDEFILFHSNLSDRDILRKAQNMFENQELDNVYFGTLLNQHQDNLRDAKRVSTDKINRMIHVANNAGALGGKINGSGGGGCMFAYTPNNPEAVVEAIEKVGGKAYIIDIAEGSTDFTLN; this is translated from the coding sequence ATGAATTATAAAAGCATAAAAGTATCCACGCCAGGGCGTATTTGTTTATTTGGCGAGCATCAAGATTATTTAGGCTTGCCTGTTATTGCGGCAGCTATTTCAAAAAGGATAGAGATTGCTGGAAGCACACAACATTCGAGTAATGTTCAAATCCATTTGCCCGATATTAATACTGAAGAATCCTTTGAGCTTCAAAGCATTCGGTCTTACCAAAAAGACCGAGATTATTTCAGAAGTGTATTCAATATCTTAGAACGAAAAAAAGGAATTACTTTTCCCGAAGGCTTCGACATAACAGTACAGGGCAATATTCCAATTAATTCGGGAACGTCGAGTTCGTCGGCATTAGTGGTAGCATGGACACATTTTTTACTCAAAATGGCCGGACAGCCCATCGACCCTATCGAGGTAGGCGAACTGGCCTATTTGGCAGAAGTAGAAGAGTTTGGAGAACCAGGAGGACGCATGGACCAATACGCTACGGCAATTGGGCATATCATGTATTTGGAGTCGAGCCCCAAAATTCAGGTAAAAGCCTATAATCCAGCATTTGGCTCATTTGTTTTGGGCGATTCGCTCGAACCAAAAGATACCCTCAAGGTACTCAAACATGTAAAGTTTGGGATGCTAGAAGCACTCCAAAAAATCAAAAATTATAATCCAAACTTTGATTTAAGCACTGCTCCTATTGAGTCTGCTCATGATTACCGCTCTATTCTGAATACAGATGAGTTTATTCTGTTTCATAGCAATCTTTCAGACAGAGATATTTTGAGAAAAGCCCAAAATATGTTTGAAAACCAAGAACTTGACAATGTGTATTTTGGAACATTGCTCAACCAACATCAAGACAACCTCAGAGATGCCAAGCGGGTGTCGACCGACAAAATCAACCGCATGATTCATGTAGCCAATAATGCAGGAGCATTAGGTGGCAAAATCAATGGCTCGGGAGGTGGTGGCTGTATGTTTGCCTATACCCCCAACAACCCCGAAGCAGTAGTAGAAGCTATCGAGAAAGTAGGCGGAAAGGCTTATATTATTGATATTGCCGAAGGCAGCACAGACTTTACCCTCAATTAA
- a CDS encoding vWA domain-containing protein, with the protein MNWNADLGQTEKLFIALFIIIYIFYLIRVFWIAKKLKTIARSSVLKFILRSVYFSLLIMALMDPYFGDINGTIKAEGRDIFLLVDISKSMDATDVQPSRIEKAKFEMNRLVNHFTSDRVGVIVFSEDAFLLSPLTFDRNAINLFIPRINTDLLPQGGTNYNPALELALEKLLKAKTNNKSKVIVLISDGENFGNFDNTLLTRIRRNGINLFTVGLGTADGTTLKEGKFFKKDEDGNVVITRLDSDFLKKMAAETRGNYLEINSVSDSFVELITEVEKISANLIDQRVVTVTANKYFYFLIVALFLLGIDVFFTVRTFQL; encoded by the coding sequence ATGAATTGGAATGCGGATTTAGGGCAAACAGAAAAACTATTCATTGCTCTTTTTATTATTATATACATTTTTTATTTGATTAGAGTTTTTTGGATAGCCAAAAAACTCAAAACAATTGCACGTTCAAGTGTTTTGAAGTTTATTTTAAGAAGTGTTTATTTTTCTTTGTTGATAATGGCACTGATGGACCCTTATTTTGGCGATATCAATGGTACTATCAAAGCCGAAGGACGTGATATATTTCTGCTTGTTGATATATCAAAGTCGATGGATGCCACCGATGTACAACCTAGCCGAATAGAAAAAGCTAAGTTTGAGATGAACCGCCTAGTCAATCATTTTACTAGCGACAGGGTAGGAGTAATTGTATTTTCGGAAGATGCCTTCTTGTTGTCGCCCTTAACCTTCGATCGAAACGCCATTAATCTTTTTATACCTCGTATCAACACCGACCTACTGCCACAAGGAGGTACAAATTATAACCCTGCTTTGGAATTAGCCCTCGAAAAACTCTTGAAAGCCAAAACCAATAACAAGTCGAAGGTAATTGTATTAATCAGTGATGGCGAAAATTTTGGTAACTTTGATAATACCCTCCTTACCCGAATCAGAAGGAATGGAATCAATCTATTTACGGTGGGGCTTGGTACAGCCGACGGCACAACCCTAAAAGAAGGAAAGTTTTTCAAAAAAGATGAGGATGGAAATGTAGTTATAACAAGATTAGATAGTGATTTTTTGAAAAAAATGGCAGCCGAAACAAGAGGTAACTATTTAGAAATCAACAGTGTTTCGGATAGTTTTGTGGAGTTGATAACGGAGGTCGAGAAAATATCTGCTAATTTGATAGACCAACGTGTTGTAACAGTAACTGCAAATAAATATTTTTATTTCTTAATAGTTGCGTTATTTTTGCTAGGAATAGACGTATTCTTTACTGTCAGAACGTTTCAGCTTTAA
- a CDS encoding acetyl-CoA C-acyltransferase, translating to MQEVYIVSAVRTPIGSFGGALSSLSATDLGSIAIKGAVAKAGIKPELVEEVLMGNVISANLGQAPARIATLKAGLPNEVRCTTINKVCASGAKAIIFAAQSIMLGMADVIVAGGMESMSNAPYYVPKARFGYKYGSETLVDGLEKDGLTDAYDECAMGIFADRTARKYGITREDQDDFAIESYKRSAHAASSGYFNDEIVPVEVQTRKGIITITEDEEFKNVNFEKIPNLKPAFEKKGTVTAANSSTLNDGAAALVLMSKRKAEKLKLKPLAKIIGFADAEQEPAWFTTTPTVAVPKAIRMAGLIKEEVDFFEINEAFAVVPLAFEKMLDIPHHKINVHGGAVSLGHPLGASGARIVTTLIGVLNQNGGRIGAAGICNGGGGASAIVIEKM from the coding sequence ATGCAAGAAGTATATATTGTATCGGCCGTAAGAACGCCAATTGGGAGTTTTGGAGGGGCCTTGTCAAGCTTGTCTGCTACCGATTTAGGAAGTATTGCTATCAAGGGGGCTGTCGCAAAGGCTGGAATTAAGCCAGAGTTGGTAGAGGAAGTACTCATGGGAAATGTTATTTCTGCCAATTTGGGGCAAGCACCTGCCAGAATTGCGACTCTAAAAGCCGGTTTACCCAACGAAGTCCGTTGTACAACCATCAATAAAGTATGTGCTTCGGGGGCAAAAGCTATTATCTTTGCAGCACAAAGTATCATGCTCGGCATGGCCGATGTAATAGTGGCAGGTGGTATGGAAAGTATGTCGAATGCTCCCTATTATGTGCCAAAAGCAAGATTTGGCTATAAATATGGCTCAGAAACATTGGTGGATGGCCTAGAAAAAGATGGCCTTACCGATGCCTACGACGAATGTGCAATGGGGATTTTTGCCGATAGAACGGCTCGTAAATATGGTATCACTCGTGAAGACCAAGATGACTTTGCCATTGAGTCGTACAAGCGTAGTGCTCATGCCGCATCGTCGGGTTATTTCAACGACGAAATAGTGCCTGTAGAGGTACAAACTCGTAAGGGAATTATTACAATAACTGAGGATGAAGAATTTAAAAATGTTAATTTTGAAAAAATTCCTAACCTCAAGCCTGCTTTTGAAAAGAAAGGAACGGTAACAGCCGCCAATTCGTCAACCCTCAACGACGGGGCTGCTGCATTGGTGTTGATGTCAAAACGCAAAGCCGAAAAGTTGAAGTTAAAGCCTTTGGCTAAAATTATAGGATTTGCCGATGCCGAACAAGAACCCGCTTGGTTTACAACAACTCCAACTGTAGCTGTACCAAAAGCAATTCGGATGGCAGGCTTAATTAAAGAAGAAGTAGACTTCTTTGAAATCAACGAAGCTTTTGCTGTTGTACCGCTGGCTTTTGAAAAAATGTTGGATATTCCGCACCACAAAATCAATGTACATGGTGGTGCTGTATCGTTAGGTCATCCACTTGGGGCATCGGGAGCACGTATTGTCACAACCTTGATTGGTGTCTTGAACCAAAATGGGGGACGTATCGGGGCTGCTGGAATTTGTAATGGCGGAGGCGGTGCTTCTGCAATTGTGATTGAAAAAATGTAA